The genomic region TCCGAGCGTCAGCCCATGAATTACAACAGCCGAGGAAAAGACTATGCGCTATCTGCACACGATGGTCCGAATTCGCGACATCGATGAATCTCTCGATTTTTATGTAAAGAAACTCGGCCTTGAAGAAATCCGCCGTACTGAAAATGAGAAGGGCCGCTTCACGCTGATCTTTCTCGCCGCGCCTTCCGATACGGACCGGGCAAAGGCGGAACGCGCGCCGGAACTGGAACTGACCTACAACTGGGACCCGGAAACCTATACGGGCGGCCGCAATTTCGGCCATCTGGCCTATATGGTCGACGACATCTACGCCACCTGCCAGAAGCTGCAGGATGCAGGCGTCACCATCAACCGTCCGCCGCGCGACGGTCATATGGCCTTCATCAAGTCGCCCGACGGCATTTCCATCGAACTGATCCAGAAGGGCGAACGTCTGGCGCCACAGGAGCCTTGGGCTTCCGCCGAAAATATCGGCAGCTGGTAACATAAAACAAAAAGCCCGGTCGCGAGACCGGGCTTTTTTTCGATCCTGAACGGTTATTCCGTTCCCTGAATGGCAGCAAGTTGCCATTCGCCGCTATCCTGGCGGGTGAAGGTCCAAAGTTCGACGCTTTCCACCGGCTCGTTCGGATTGCCTTCGACGACGGTGCCGGTATTGCGATCCAGCATGACGTCGATTGCAGAATAGCGGATCGCAACGGTTGCGTATTCGGCGTTGCCTTCGCGCCAGGCTTCGGAAACATCGCCCTGCAGAAGCTTGACGTCCTTCACTTCGTTGCGCATGCCGCTGGAAGCGATCTCGCCCAGCTCTTCAGCCAGATAGGACATGGCTTCCGGGGTCGTGAGCTTGCGCAGCGCCGCATAGTCCTCACGGCCATAGGCTGTCTGGACTTCAGAAAGCATCTGCTCGAACCGGTCCAGATCTTCCTGACCGACATCCATCGGCTCGTCCTCAACAGCCGGGGCAGCCGGAGCAGCTTCCTGCTTCGTCTCGAAAGGGTTTACCGATGGGGTGCGACCACCAAAACCCGCCAGCGGCCCGGCCTGGGGAGCGGCGGATTTTGGCGCGCCAAAGGGCTGCGCGCCTGCATTACCAGCACCTGCCGCTGCCGGCTGGCGGCGGTTCGCGAACATGCGCATGACAAACATGGCAATGAGCGCGATCACGGCAACCTGCAGGATCAGGCCGAACATGCCGGCAAGACCGCCAAGGCCGTTGCCGAGCAGCATGCCGATAAGGCCGCCGACGAGAAGACCGCCGAGCATGGAACGACCGAAATTGCCGAATATGCCGCCGGAACGCTGCGCCTGAGCAGCATTCTGCGTTGCGCCCGCCGCCGGGCGGCTGGTTTGTGTAGCGCCGGTATTGGGCGTCATGGAACGTTCGATGGGAGCTGCGTTATTAGGCGCGGTGCGGGTTGGCGCGGGTGCCGAATAGGTGCGCGCACCACGGCTGCCGAAACCGCCACCGCCCGCGCGGCGAGCCTCGGCGAAATCGACCGCAGCAAAGGAGGCAATCAACCCCAGCACCATTGCAGCTGTCAGTTTGGTCAGGCGGTTTCCGGAACCCGGCATCGGTTTCTCCCACTTAGAGTCATGTCTGAATGTTTAAGTGCTCATATGGGAATTCGCCCCCGCCCCTCACAAGAGCGTGAAGACAAAAAACTGAAGAATTTCAAATGGCCCGGAAACGCTCTAGATTGGCAAAGCCGCGTCCAGAATCTGGATCTGGGGAGTGACCGAGCCATTCCAATGGTTTAGCGACAGATTGCCTGCGACATGGACACTCTGGCCGATATTGTTGAACAGGAACCGTCCGAGATCGCCTTCCGCCGCCCGGAAGGCTATGGCGTTGACGCGCTTTCCATCCGCGCCGCGCAGTGTAACGCGCACATGATCGCGCCCGACGCCCCGCACATCGGCCAGTATGTGATGCGGCAGCGCCAATATGGGCTGCGGATGCGCCGAACCATAGGGCCCAGCCTTCTGCAAGGCTTCATAAAGCGATACGGTGGCGCCCGATGCGGCCAGCGCGCCATCGATGGAAAGGCTCTGATTTTCCCGCAGGCGCGAGACGATATGCGCCGATTCTTCCTCAAGATAGGCCCGCAACGCGCCAAGATTGCCGCGCTCGATGGTGATACCGGCGGCCATGGCGTGGCCGCCGCCCTTGACGAGCAGCCCACGATCCATCGCCCCGCGAACCAGTTTGCCAAGATCAAGCCCCATGATGGAGCGACCGGAGCCCGACCCAACGCCATTGGCGTTGAAGGCGATGGCAAAGGCCGGCCGCCGCGCCTTTTCCTTCAGCCGCGAGGCGAGCAGCCCCACAATGCCGGGATGCCAGCGGTCGCTTGCCGTCACGATGACCGATGCGCCCGCACCACCGGAGATTTCCAGCGAGGCTTCCGCTTCCGCCTCCATGAGCATTTCCGCTTCCATGGCCTGCCGCTCCTGGTTGAGCCGGTCAAGCTCCACAGCGATGCGATCTGCCGTGGCGGGATCGTCCAATGTCAGTAGTCGCGCGCCAAGTCCGGCGTCGCCGATGCGCCCGCCCGCATTGATGCGCGGCCCGATCAGGTAACCCAGATGGAAGACATTGAGAGGCTCTCCAATGCGCGAGACGCGGGCAAGCGCCGCAAGGCCGACATTGCTCTGTGACCGCGCAACGAGCAGCCCCTTCACGACAAAAGCGCGATTGACGCCAGTCAGCGGCACCACGTCGCAGACCGTGGCGAGCGCCACGAGATCGAGCAGGGAAAGCAGATCCGGGCCCGGCCCCTTGCCGCGCTCCCGCAATATCTTGGTCACCTGCACCAGCGTAAGAAAGACCACGCCTGCAGCGCAGAGATGGCCTTGCAAGGAAATATCGTCTTCTCGGTTCGGGTTGACGATAGCCACCGCATCTTCCGGCAGATCACCACCGACCTGATGGTGATCGAGCACGACGACATCGGCGCCTGCCTGCTTCGCGGCTGTAATGGATGGCGCGCTGTTGGTGCCGCAATCGACTGTGACGATCAGGGTTGCGCCCTTGGCGACCAGATCGCGCATGGCATCGGGATTTGGGCCGTAACCTTCGAAAATCCGGTCGGGAATATAGATGGAATGCTGAATGCCGTAATGTTTGAGAAAACGCGACATCAGGGCGGAGGAACAGGCCCCATCCACATCGTAGTCGCCGAAAATGGCAACGGTCTCGCGGCGCAGAATGGCATCGGCAATGCGCCCTGCCGCATTGTCCATATCGGTGAGCGTCGCCGGATCGGGCATGAGATTGCGCAACGTCGGATCGACAAATTCAGGCGCGCCTTCCACCGACACACCCCGCCCAGCCAGCACGCGCGCGACGAGATCGGTAATGCCGTGATGCTGCGCAATGGCAAGGGCCGTGTTGGCCTCACGCAGGCCAAGCCGGTCCACCCATTTCTGCCCGGTTGCGGATTGTTTTATTCCGAGGAAAAAGCGCTCTGTCGTCATGAGATTCTAAAGACACAAAAGGCGGCAGACGGTCAAGCCGGACGATTTTTATCTCGCCAGTCGGCAGGACTGAGCGACGTCACCCGCCGGAACTCGCGATTGAAGTTCGATTTGGGTCTGAAACCCGGATTCAAACATGACGGTCGTTATCGAAATGTCGTCCTTCTCAAGCCGCCGGCAAGCTTCGGCAATTCGATAATCGTTGATGAAACGGGAAACATTCTGGCCTGTCAGCCGGTTGATGGCGCCCGATATCTGGCGCGCCGGAATGGAGGCCCGTCGAGCCAGCCGCGACAGCGTCAGATTTTCATCGAGAAAGAGCTTTTGCTCAGTCAAAAGCGCTTCGACCTTATCCAGAACATTGCGATCTATTTCGGCATCCGGCGCCGGTGGCGTCGTTTCAAAATCCGGTTCTGGCGCAGCTTTGGCGCGAGCTGCCGTCAGCGCGGTCAAGCCGATAAGGAACAGACCGAGCAGATTGGCATTGCCGATGATCGCAGCTGTGTAATCTCCTTTCCGCCATTCGAAATCCAGCACCACCAACAGATCGAACAAGGCAGAAAAGCACAAGGATGCAGCGGCAATGACAAGCGCCCGATGAGCTGCCACCGCACTATCGAGGCGCGCCGCATCCAGGGCGTCGGGACCGGAGCGCCCTAGCAACAGCAGGGCAAGCGCATAGCCAACGTAAAGCCCAATCAGCGCCGCATCGATCAAACCCGGCGCGAAGTAGACCATTGCGGCAATGACGAATGGCGGCAACGCGTGAAACCAGACCAGAACGGTATCGTCTGCTTTCGCCTGATGGATGAGGCTTCTGAAACTCATCAGCGTCAGTCCCGGCAGGCAACTGGCTACAACAGGCAGAACAAAGCGCAGTTCTGTAATCCCGTAGCCCCAGCGCAAACCGACAATGAGCGACTGCAACGCGCACAATCCCAACACGAGCAGGAAGGGCCGGTTCGCTCCGCGCCAGCCGAACCGATGCAGCAGAACGGCCATCAGCAGAAGCATCAAAAGTGAGGAAACGAAAGGCAAGGGAATGAAAATCATAAAACACACACGAGTGAAACGCAGACAGCCGATCATGGCCCAAATCGTGATCCGAAACGACCTGAATCATGATCAAGGACGCCGTTCGTGTGAAAACAGGTGACGGTCTCCCTGTTCCATCAATCAGCGGAGACCGTCATGTTCCCCTATCATACCGTCATATTCCTTCTTGCCCTTTTCGTCGCCGCCCCCAGTCAGGCTCATGAGGTCGGCCAGCGGGAGATCAACTTCACCAATGCGGAAACAGGCCGCACGCTTAAAGTCGGCATATGGTATCCAGCCGCGGCCGGTGGCAAAGCTACTTTGATCGGCGACAATATTATTTTCAAAGGTGCTCCGGCTGTGATCAATGCCACACCGGAAACAGGCAGCTTTCCGCTGATCCTCATGTCGCACGGTTCGGGCGGTCGCTTCGAGAGCATGACCTGGCTGGCGACAGAGCTGGCCAAGGCCGGATTTGTCGCCGTGGCCCCCAACCACCCCGGTACAACCAGTGGCGATTCCACACCGCAGGACACTCCGAAAATCTGGGAGCGCACGGGAGACCTGTCGGCGGTGATCGATACGATGACAACGGACCCGACGTGGCGCGCAATAATCGACAAGGACAGGATCAGCGTTCTCGGCTTCTCGCTCGGCGGTGCCGCCGCCATGGAAATTGCAGGCGCAAGAGCCAATCTCGAAGCTTATGCCCGCTATTGCGATACTTACAGCAAATGGGATTGCGCATGGTACGCCGGCGGCGTTGGCTATCGAAATGGCGGGCAGATCAAGGTCGACAAGGTTGATTTGCGCTCAATCGACAGGAACCGCTTCGAGCAATCCAATCTCGACCGCCGCATTACATCAGCTGTCATCGTTGATCCTGGTCTTGCGCAAGCCTACGATGAACAGAGCCTTGCATCGATTTCAATTCCCATGACCTTCATCAATCTGGGCGAAACCCAGACCGTTCCTCCGGGAGTGGTGGCCGACAAGCTGGCATCGATCACGCCCAAAGGAACTTATGCGGCTGTCGCTGGCGCCACGCATTTCAGCTTTCTGCCCGAATGCAAGGAAGGCGCCGCAGAACATCTGAAAGCAGCGGGAGAAATAGACCCCATTTGCAGTGATGGTGCCACTCGTCCGCGTGCCGACATTCATGCTGATGTCGCACGACTTGTATTGAAGGCGTTGCAGCCTCAGCCAAAAACCTGAACCGGAACAGACAAAGGCGGCATTCTGCAATGCCGCCTTTGAGAAACTTACGCTGATCCAGCTGAACTAAACGAAGGACCGACAGGTCCTAGAACTTCGACAGATCCTGATGGCGCGCCTTGATCTCACGGACAGTCTGCGACGAAGAACGCATCACGATAGTATGCGTCTGGATATAATCGCGGGCAAACTTGACGCCCGAGAGCATGTTGCCGTCCGTCACGCCGGTCGCGGCGAAGAGCACGTCGCCCTTGGCCATTTCTTCCATCGTATAGACCTTCTTTGGGTCTGCGATGCCCATCTTGGCGGCGCGGGCGATCTTTTCGTCGGTATTGAGCTGGAGACGGCCCTGCATCTGGCCGCCGATGCAGCGCAGGGCTGCCGCTGCCAGAACGCCTTCTGGCGCGCCGCCAATGCCGATATAGATGTCGATGCCCGTCTCGTCGGGATTGGTTGTGTGCATCACACCGGCCACGTCACCGTCGCCGATAAGGCGGATTGCGGCACCCGTCGCGCGCACTTCCTCGATCAGACGCGCATGGCGAGGGCGATCCATGATGCAGGCGGTGATTTCATTCGGCTTCACGCCCTTCGCCTTGGCGACCGACATGATGTTGTCCGTCGGGCTGGCATCGAGATCGACGACGCCCTTCGAGTAACCCGGACCGACGGCGATCTTTTCCATATAGACGTCAGGCGCGTAAAGCAGGTTGCCCTTCTCGGCAATCGCGATCACCGCAAGCGAGTTTGGCAGGTTCTTGGCGCAGATCGTCGTGCCTTCCAGCGGATCGAGCGCGATATCGACGTCCGGCCCCTGTTTGGTACCAACTTCTTCGCCGATGTAGAGCATCGGCGCTTCGTCACGCTCGCCCTCGCCGATAACCACCGTTCCGGCAATCGGAAGGCGGTTCAGTTCCTGGCGCATTGCATCGACGGCCGCCTGATCGGCAGCCATTTCGTCGCCGCGGCCCCGCAGCCTCGCCGCCGCCACTGCTGCACGCTCGGCCACGCGGACCAGTTCGAGTGTGAGAATGCGATCGAGTCCGTGGGGTTGCTGCTCTGCGGTCTTGGCCATTTGAACAAAGTCCTGAATTCGAATTGCGTGGATGGGGCGCATGACGCCCGCGACTGCCGCCTCTTATAGCGACACTGTGCAAACCTTTTGTCAAAGTCCCCCGCCCCCTGCAAGGGCGGGAAAGCCAAAAACATTGTACGCTCAAACTCTTAATCGATTTAAGCAATACACGGTTCGTTTCACCTCCCGGCCGGATGTGAACACTCACACCCGGCCAGAAGTTATTAAACAACCGAAAGATGTTGAACTATTCAGCTTCCGATAGCATCAAAGAAAAACTCCGGACTTTCCACCTCGACCAGCTTTTTTCTTTCGATCATCCAGAACCGGTTGCCGACATTGCGAACAAAACTGCGGTCGTGCGAGACGATAAGGCTTGCAGCCTCATTGCGCAGCAGTTCCACCTCCAGCGCTTCCTGACCTTCGATATCAAGATGGTTCGTCGGTTCATCGAGGATATAGAAGTTTGGATTGGTCAGCCGCAGAACCAGCATGGCCAGCCGTGCCTTCTGCCCGCCGGACAGGCGTTCAAGCGGCTTTGCCTGCATCTCGAGCGTCATGCCCGCACCTGCCAGAAGGGACCGCGTCCGCTGGTCGCCAATGTCGAAACGTTTCGCAATCGTCTCGAATGGAGTCCATTCCGGACGCAGTTCCGACAAGGCCTGATCGCTATATCCGAGCACCAGCGAAGGCGTCGCCTTGATACCGGCCTGTGCGCGGTCCGGCGCAAGGATGGCCTCCCGCACCAGCGTCAGCAAACGGGTCTTGCCCATGCCATTGGCACCCAGCAGGACGATACGGTCGCCCGGATTGATCCAGAGCTGCCCCGTCTTGAAGAGCAGCCTGCCGTCGGGTGTTGTAATTTCGGCCCGATCGAGAACAACCAACGCCTTGGCGTGGCTGCCGAGGCTGTTCAGTATGATCTTGCCGGCAGAGCGTTCCACATGGGCTGCCTTGGCGCTTTCCTCGATCTTGTCGGCGCGTGCTTTCAACTGCTTGGTCTTGATCACGAGCAGATCGCTGCCGGAATTGATGCCGATATTGTTGAGCTTCGCGGCCTGCCTGCGCAGTTGCTGGACTGTCTTCATGTCCTTTTCGAACTGCCGGGCATCCGCCGCGTCGATTTCATCAAGAGCAACTCGCGCCTGACTGTATGGCAAGGCGAAAATCGGTGATTTTTCCGCCCGCAGGAACAGCGTCCGCTTCGTCACCCCATCCAGAAAGGCGCGGTCGTGACTGCTGACCACGACCGCGACCGAACGCGGCAGCGCATTCAGCCAGTCTTCCAGCAGCCGCACTTTTTCGAGATCCAGATGGTTGGTCGGCTCGTCGAGCAGGAGAACGTCGGGCTCCGACACCCATGCGCGGGCGAGAAGCGCGAGCCGCTGCCAGCCCCCGCTGAGTTGGCGCACCGGGAGCTGTCGCAATTCCTCGGCAACACGCATGTCGTCCAGAACGATGTCGGCGCGCCAGCTTTCATAATCGCGGGCCTCTTCGTCGAGACCATCCAGCACGAGATCATAGAATGTCCGGTCAAACAGTTGTTCCGGCACATACTGGCTGACATAGCCGATCTTCAATCCACGCGACCGCGTGATCGTGCCGAGCGTCGGCTCGCCCTCCCCGACAAGGAGACGCAGGAGACTGGTCTTGCCGCGCCCGTTGGCAGCAACGAGACCAAGGCGCTCGCCCTCGCCTATGACGAGATCGAGATTGGCAAAAAGTGGCTCATGAAGGGTAAGCGAAAGATTCTGGATAGAAACAAGAGACATGGCAATCTGCTCAATTCTGCCACGCACCAATGCCCGGTTTCCAAACCGCGATATGCATCAATGTGCTGGCGAATGTCCGGCAGCGATCGATGACCGCGCCTTCAGGAAAAGGCAGAATAAGACAGTGTGCTCGTCTTTTTCCGCCCTGCACAAGTTACTTATGCAGGGCAAAACCGGGGCCGTGCTGACGGTGATGATCATGACGCGTCACATACATCATACAGCCCTCCTTTTCCTGTTCATGTCTCTTCAAATGAATCAAAGCCGGATCGATTCCGACCCGGCTTTCATAACAAAGGTGAATTGAACCTGCAAGAGTGGCAGGCCTTCCAGAAAACGCGCTAAAAGTGCAGCGCGTTCTGGTTTTTGTCTAACGCATGTCTTTGTTCCCAAACCGGTATCCGCTTTGGGAAGGCATGCTTTATC from Brucella intermedia LMG 3301 harbors:
- the gloA gene encoding lactoylglutathione lyase; the encoded protein is MRYLHTMVRIRDIDESLDFYVKKLGLEEIRRTENEKGRFTLIFLAAPSDTDRAKAERAPELELTYNWDPETYTGGRNFGHLAYMVDDIYATCQKLQDAGVTINRPPRDGHMAFIKSPDGISIELIQKGERLAPQEPWASAENIGSW
- a CDS encoding Tim44 domain-containing protein translates to MPGSGNRLTKLTAAMVLGLIASFAAVDFAEARRAGGGGFGSRGARTYSAPAPTRTAPNNAAPIERSMTPNTGATQTSRPAAGATQNAAQAQRSGGIFGNFGRSMLGGLLVGGLIGMLLGNGLGGLAGMFGLILQVAVIALIAMFVMRMFANRRQPAAAGAGNAGAQPFGAPKSAAPQAGPLAGFGGRTPSVNPFETKQEAAPAAPAVEDEPMDVGQEDLDRFEQMLSEVQTAYGREDYAALRKLTTPEAMSYLAEELGEIASSGMRNEVKDVKLLQGDVSEAWREGNAEYATVAIRYSAIDVMLDRNTGTVVEGNPNEPVESVELWTFTRQDSGEWQLAAIQGTE
- the recJ gene encoding single-stranded-DNA-specific exonuclease RecJ, with amino-acid sequence MTTERFFLGIKQSATGQKWVDRLGLREANTALAIAQHHGITDLVARVLAGRGVSVEGAPEFVDPTLRNLMPDPATLTDMDNAAGRIADAILRRETVAIFGDYDVDGACSSALMSRFLKHYGIQHSIYIPDRIFEGYGPNPDAMRDLVAKGATLIVTVDCGTNSAPSITAAKQAGADVVVLDHHQVGGDLPEDAVAIVNPNREDDISLQGHLCAAGVVFLTLVQVTKILRERGKGPGPDLLSLLDLVALATVCDVVPLTGVNRAFVVKGLLVARSQSNVGLAALARVSRIGEPLNVFHLGYLIGPRINAGGRIGDAGLGARLLTLDDPATADRIAVELDRLNQERQAMEAEMLMEAEAEASLEISGGAGASVIVTASDRWHPGIVGLLASRLKEKARRPAFAIAFNANGVGSGSGRSIMGLDLGKLVRGAMDRGLLVKGGGHAMAAGITIERGNLGALRAYLEEESAHIVSRLRENQSLSIDGALAASGATVSLYEALQKAGPYGSAHPQPILALPHHILADVRGVGRDHVRVTLRGADGKRVNAIAFRAAEGDLGRFLFNNIGQSVHVAGNLSLNHWNGSVTPQIQILDAALPI
- a CDS encoding AraC family transcriptional regulator — encoded protein: MIFIPLPFVSSLLMLLLMAVLLHRFGWRGANRPFLLVLGLCALQSLIVGLRWGYGITELRFVLPVVASCLPGLTLMSFRSLIHQAKADDTVLVWFHALPPFVIAAMVYFAPGLIDAALIGLYVGYALALLLLGRSGPDALDAARLDSAVAAHRALVIAAASLCFSALFDLLVVLDFEWRKGDYTAAIIGNANLLGLFLIGLTALTAARAKAAPEPDFETTPPAPDAEIDRNVLDKVEALLTEQKLFLDENLTLSRLARRASIPARQISGAINRLTGQNVSRFINDYRIAEACRRLEKDDISITTVMFESGFQTQIELQSRVPAGDVAQSCRLAR
- a CDS encoding alpha/beta hydrolase family protein, coding for MFPYHTVIFLLALFVAAPSQAHEVGQREINFTNAETGRTLKVGIWYPAAAGGKATLIGDNIIFKGAPAVINATPETGSFPLILMSHGSGGRFESMTWLATELAKAGFVAVAPNHPGTTSGDSTPQDTPKIWERTGDLSAVIDTMTTDPTWRAIIDKDRISVLGFSLGGAAAMEIAGARANLEAYARYCDTYSKWDCAWYAGGVGYRNGGQIKVDKVDLRSIDRNRFEQSNLDRRITSAVIVDPGLAQAYDEQSLASISIPMTFINLGETQTVPPGVVADKLASITPKGTYAAVAGATHFSFLPECKEGAAEHLKAAGEIDPICSDGATRPRADIHADVARLVLKALQPQPKT
- the glpX gene encoding class II fructose-bisphosphatase, producing MAKTAEQQPHGLDRILTLELVRVAERAAVAAARLRGRGDEMAADQAAVDAMRQELNRLPIAGTVVIGEGERDEAPMLYIGEEVGTKQGPDVDIALDPLEGTTICAKNLPNSLAVIAIAEKGNLLYAPDVYMEKIAVGPGYSKGVVDLDASPTDNIMSVAKAKGVKPNEITACIMDRPRHARLIEEVRATGAAIRLIGDGDVAGVMHTTNPDETGIDIYIGIGGAPEGVLAAAALRCIGGQMQGRLQLNTDEKIARAAKMGIADPKKVYTMEEMAKGDVLFAATGVTDGNMLSGVKFARDYIQTHTIVMRSSSQTVREIKARHQDLSKF
- a CDS encoding ABC-F family ATP-binding cassette domain-containing protein, which encodes MSLVSIQNLSLTLHEPLFANLDLVIGEGERLGLVAANGRGKTSLLRLLVGEGEPTLGTITRSRGLKIGYVSQYVPEQLFDRTFYDLVLDGLDEEARDYESWRADIVLDDMRVAEELRQLPVRQLSGGWQRLALLARAWVSEPDVLLLDEPTNHLDLEKVRLLEDWLNALPRSVAVVVSSHDRAFLDGVTKRTLFLRAEKSPIFALPYSQARVALDEIDAADARQFEKDMKTVQQLRRQAAKLNNIGINSGSDLLVIKTKQLKARADKIEESAKAAHVERSAGKIILNSLGSHAKALVVLDRAEITTPDGRLLFKTGQLWINPGDRIVLLGANGMGKTRLLTLVREAILAPDRAQAGIKATPSLVLGYSDQALSELRPEWTPFETIAKRFDIGDQRTRSLLAGAGMTLEMQAKPLERLSGGQKARLAMLVLRLTNPNFYILDEPTNHLDIEGQEALEVELLRNEAASLIVSHDRSFVRNVGNRFWMIERKKLVEVESPEFFFDAIGS